GCAAAAGCGGCAAAGAAAGCCGATCGAGTTGCTGCTGAAGGGTTAACATCCATTTTAACAGAAGGTAATGATGCAGTTATTCTTGAAGTAAACTCTGAAACTGACTTCGTTGCGAAAAATGAAGGGTTCCAAACTCTTGTAAAGGAACTGGCACAGCATCTTCTTAAAAACAAACCAGAAACAGTTGAAGAAGCTTCTGCTCAAAAAATGGAAAATGGGGCAATCGTTGAGGAACACATCAACGCTGCGATTGCTAAAATTGGTGAAAAATTATCACTTCGCCGTTTTGCTGTAGTATCAAAAACAGAAAATGATGCATTTGGTGCTTACCTTCATATGGGTGGACGCATCAGCGTGCTAACAGTTCTTGAAGGCACTACAGATGCCGATGCTGCTAAAGATATTTCTATGCACATTACAGCACTCAGACCAAAATACGTTTCTCGTGACCAAGTATCACAAGAGGAAATTGAACGTGAGCGTCAAGTATTAACACAACAAGCTCTTAACGAAGGCAAACCTGAAAACATCGTTGCGAAAATGGTGGAAGGTCGTCTTGGAAAATATTTTGAAGATGTATGTGTCCTTGATCAAACTTTTGTTAAAAACCCTGATCAAAAAGTACGTCAATTTGTTGAATCCAAAGGTGCAACATTACGTGAATTCGTACGCTACGAAGTAGGGGAAGGCATCGAAAAACGTGAAGATAACTTCGCAGAAGAAGTTATGAACCAAGTAAATAAACAATAGTCAAATATTCTCTAGCTTAAAATCGAACAAGTTTTAAGGGAATGTTACTGTATAGGTTTTTAAATAGGGAACACGGTGTGTTCCCTATTTTTCAAGCTAACTAAGTTATAAATTACATAATGGAGGTTTATATGAGCGGTCCTAAGTACAAACGCGTGGTATTAAAATTGAGCGGAGAAGCACTTGCTGGTGAATCGAGCTTTGGAATTAAACCTTCAGTTATCAAATCGATTGCCATTCAAGTAAAAGAAATTGCAGAACTTGGGGTAGAGGTAGCTGTGGTTGTTGGCGGCGGCAATATTTGGCGCGGGAAAATCGGAAGTGAAATGGGTATGGACAGAGCAACTGCCGATTATATGGGGATGCTTGCAACTGTAATGAATTCTTTAGCACTTCAAGATAGTTTGGAGCACTTAGGAATTGAATCACGTGTACAAACCTCAATAGAAATGCGTCAGGTCGCTGAACCGTATATTAGACGTCGTGCCATTAGACATTTAGAGAAGCAACGTGTCGTTATTTTTGCTGCTGGAACAGGTAATCCTTATTTCTCAACTGATACAACAGCTGCACTGCGAGCAGCAGAAATTGATGCTGAGGTTATATTAATGGCAAAAAATAATGTCGATGGTGTCTATTCGGCAGACCCTCGTATCGACGCAAATGCCACTAAATATGAAGATCTAACATTCTTAGATGTGATTAAAGAAGGGTTAGCTGTCATGGACTCAACAGCATCTTCCTTATGTATGGATAATGATATTCCACTAATTGTTTTCTCAATTATGGAACAAGGCAATATTAAAAAAGCCGTTATGGGTGAAAAAATTGGAACTATCGTTAGGGGGAAAAATTAATGCCAAAACAAGTCATCTCTTCTACAAAAGATCGTATGACAAAAGCTATTCAGTCATATACTCGCGAACTTGCTAGCATCCGAGCTGGGAGAGCAAGTGCTTCTTTACTTGACCGGATTACGGTTGATTATTATGGCGCACCTACTCCTGTAAATCAAATGGCAGGTATCACAACTCCTGAAGCTAGACTACTCGTAATTCAACCATATGATAAATCAATTCTTAGTGAAATTGAAAAGGCAATCTTAAAATCTGATTTAGGAATAAATCCTACCAACGATGGTCAGGTTATTCGAATTGCAATTCCTCAATTGACAGAGGAACGCCGGAAAGAACTCGTTAAAGTAGTTAAAAAAGAATCTGAAGAAGCAAAGGTTGCACTTCGTAATATTCGACGTGATGCCAATGATTCTTTGAAGAAGCTTGAGAAGAATGGTGAAATTACAGAAGATGCACTTCGTGGCTATTCTGATGATGTTCAAAAGCTTACTGATGAATTCATTCAAAAAATCGATCAAATCACAAAAGACAAAGAAAAAGAAATATTAGAAGTGTAATGCATGTATAGTATCAGCGTCTAGCCCCTCGAGATTGCTGCTATTCTGCCGATGATGTCAACGAACGTCTTCATCGACAGACCATCTAGTGCTTGTCGGGGCTAATCAAGGCGCTTCCGCTTTTATGATCAGAAGACCCTCTTTCTAGGGGGTTTTTTCACTATTTTTGGGATTATTTGATAACGAGGAATATCCCCCGGAAGTTTTCTGAACATTATTCTTAATTCCTTTTATTTTACATAAGTTATTATTAGAGATATCTTCTAGCTTTTTTGGTATGATAATACCATCTAACCTAAAAGATACTTTACATACCTACATCTGATTCAATTGTAAATGATCTATTTTCGGAGGAAATGATTAACTAATTGAGGAGCAATGTTATGTTAAATAAATTTATACTTAGGAAGAAGCAAAATACCTCTTCCACACTCCGAGATAAAATAGAAGAAATAAAAAAACTGCCTGTTCCTGAGCATGTTGCCATAATAATGGATGGCAACGGGCGCTGGGCTAAAAAAAGGGCGTTACCGCGTATTGCTGGCCATCATGAAGGGATGAAGGTTGTTCGTAAAACAACCATGTTGGCAAATGATCTTGGAATAAAAGTCTTAACCCTGTATGCTTTTTCAACTGAGAACTGGAAGCGCCCCAAAAATGAAGTTGAATACATTATGAAGCTGCCGGAAGAATTTTTAGGGACATTTCTTCCTGATTTAGTTAAGAATAATGTTCAAGTGAAAATGATGGGTTATAAAGATCAGCTTCCAATACATACTCTTCGAGCAATAGAAAAAGCTATGGAAGAAACGAAAGATAACACCGGACTCGTGTTAAACTTTGCCTTGAATTATGGAAGCAGAGCTGAGATACTCGATGCGGTTAAGCAAGTCTTAAATGATAGCAAAAATGGCATACTAAAAGAGAGTGAACTCGACGAACGAGTATTCTCCTCCTACCTAATGAGTTCGAATTTCACTGATCCTGACCTTTTAATCCGTACTAGTGGTGAAATTCGCTTGAGTAACTTTATGCTTTGGCAATTGGCTTACTCGGAGTTTTGGTTTACGGATGTATTATGGCCTGACTTTAATGAGGATCATTTGCTTGAAGCGGTTGATGTCTTCCAAAAACGCCAACGTCGGTATGGTGGCTTATAGAATAAAAAAGGTGTTGAATTACTAAATGAAGCAAAGAATCATAACAGGAGTCGTCGCTGCGGCATTATTTTTGCCAATTGTTTATTTTGGCGGGATTCCGCTTGTAGTATTAACCTATTTTTTAGCTACTATTGGGTTGTATGAATTAATGAGAATGAAAAATCTTAACATTTTTTCTATCCATGGAATACTTTCGATTTTGTTTCTATGGGTACTAATTTTTCCGGAGAAGTATCAATATGTCTTGGATACTTTTTATTATTCAAAAACAGAATTGTGCATTGTGTTTATACTATTATTATTGACATACACTGTGATTACCAAGAATCGTTTTACATTTGAGGATGTCTCATTTTCCATACTATCCGCCCTTTATGTAGGAATTGGCTTTTATTTTTTCTTTGAAACAAGGGTGGATGGGGGATTAGTTTACATTTTATATTCCTTATTTATGGTTTGGGCAACGGATTCAGGTGCTTACTTTATTGGGAAAGCGCTTGGAAAGAGAAAGCTCTGGCCAGAAATCAGCCCTAATAAGACCGTTGAAGGTTTCTTAGGCGGTGTCGTTTGTGCAGTTATTGTTGCCCTTCTCTTTGTATTATTCACTGATATAAAAGGGTCAATAATTGGAATAACTGCTGTACTATCTGTTTTTGGACAAATTGGCGATCTTGTTCAATCCGCTTTTAAACGTCATTTTAATGTGAAAGATTCAGGAAAAATTTTACCTGGTCATGGAGGTATACTTGATCGCTTTGACAGCCTAATATTTGTTTGGCCAATATTAAACCTATTCCACCTTTGGAATTAAAGTTCAACAAACAATCAGTGGGCTCCCGTTAAAGCGGGATAAGTGAAACTACAATCAGTGTTTTTTTCCACTGATTGTTAGTTGAACCAATCGGGCTTTTACGGGCAGTTGAACCCTCCGCAAATCCTTAATAGTTCTTATAAAG
The DNA window shown above is from Neobacillus sp. WH10 and carries:
- the tsf gene encoding translation elongation factor Ts produces the protein MAVTAQMVKELREKTGAGMMDCKKALTETNGDMEKAIDYLREKGIAKAAKKADRVAAEGLTSILTEGNDAVILEVNSETDFVAKNEGFQTLVKELAQHLLKNKPETVEEASAQKMENGAIVEEHINAAIAKIGEKLSLRRFAVVSKTENDAFGAYLHMGGRISVLTVLEGTTDADAAKDISMHITALRPKYVSRDQVSQEEIERERQVLTQQALNEGKPENIVAKMVEGRLGKYFEDVCVLDQTFVKNPDQKVRQFVESKGATLREFVRYEVGEGIEKREDNFAEEVMNQVNKQ
- the pyrH gene encoding UMP kinase, with translation MSGPKYKRVVLKLSGEALAGESSFGIKPSVIKSIAIQVKEIAELGVEVAVVVGGGNIWRGKIGSEMGMDRATADYMGMLATVMNSLALQDSLEHLGIESRVQTSIEMRQVAEPYIRRRAIRHLEKQRVVIFAAGTGNPYFSTDTTAALRAAEIDAEVILMAKNNVDGVYSADPRIDANATKYEDLTFLDVIKEGLAVMDSTASSLCMDNDIPLIVFSIMEQGNIKKAVMGEKIGTIVRGKN
- a CDS encoding phosphatidate cytidylyltransferase; the encoded protein is MKQRIITGVVAAALFLPIVYFGGIPLVVLTYFLATIGLYELMRMKNLNIFSIHGILSILFLWVLIFPEKYQYVLDTFYYSKTELCIVFILLLLTYTVITKNRFTFEDVSFSILSALYVGIGFYFFFETRVDGGLVYILYSLFMVWATDSGAYFIGKALGKRKLWPEISPNKTVEGFLGGVVCAVIVALLFVLFTDIKGSIIGITAVLSVFGQIGDLVQSAFKRHFNVKDSGKILPGHGGILDRFDSLIFVWPILNLFHLWN
- a CDS encoding isoprenyl transferase; translation: MLNKFILRKKQNTSSTLRDKIEEIKKLPVPEHVAIIMDGNGRWAKKRALPRIAGHHEGMKVVRKTTMLANDLGIKVLTLYAFSTENWKRPKNEVEYIMKLPEEFLGTFLPDLVKNNVQVKMMGYKDQLPIHTLRAIEKAMEETKDNTGLVLNFALNYGSRAEILDAVKQVLNDSKNGILKESELDERVFSSYLMSSNFTDPDLLIRTSGEIRLSNFMLWQLAYSEFWFTDVLWPDFNEDHLLEAVDVFQKRQRRYGGL
- the frr gene encoding ribosome recycling factor, translating into MPKQVISSTKDRMTKAIQSYTRELASIRAGRASASLLDRITVDYYGAPTPVNQMAGITTPEARLLVIQPYDKSILSEIEKAILKSDLGINPTNDGQVIRIAIPQLTEERRKELVKVVKKESEEAKVALRNIRRDANDSLKKLEKNGEITEDALRGYSDDVQKLTDEFIQKIDQITKDKEKEILEV